In Ruminococcaceae bacterium R-25, a genomic segment contains:
- a CDS encoding SH3 domain-containing protein has product MKKIVLKHNRKQNIVAIATGFFVALPVICLPIGLREGMTPGMAVSHAYNSVYGTVNNDSGEIVIEDWALVDSADQLVSADVGEDIGNAEPGEPAEPGEPAEPGEPGEPDGTDPTKQTETASTSSYDDIPKFIVYQKYDSSNLPIELLDPEFFTPDESTYYVRANQSILKETPNMDSKTVVSLHLGQQVTRTGVGDTWSRIKTEAGKEGFVLTNSIQDTMVSVKVDRTVWVDTGSLVVRAEPSTDSEQVAVVNQDSKLYCSAIVGDKWYKVKTTSGKTGYVYKSYTTTNPPPTPTPSPTPKPTSKPSSKSSGGTKYGNTKKLPKISGKNGDSIVSIAESMLGVKYKFGGASSKGIDCSGLCVYCYAQVGVSLPHGATQIWKKSGVSVPRSEIKAGDIVCYDYGSYCGHVAIYVGNGQVIHASASKGKVIYGKLDMMKIKAIKRIIQ; this is encoded by the coding sequence ATGAAGAAGATAGTTTTGAAACATAATAGAAAGCAGAATATAGTTGCTATTGCTACGGGCTTTTTTGTAGCTCTTCCTGTCATATGTCTACCTATCGGCCTTCGCGAGGGCATGACACCCGGCATGGCTGTATCTCACGCTTATAATTCGGTTTACGGAACAGTTAATAACGATAGCGGCGAAATCGTTATCGAAGATTGGGCTCTCGTAGACAGTGCAGACCAGCTCGTCAGTGCCGATGTTGGCGAAGACATTGGAAATGCCGAACCCGGAGAGCCTGCTGAGCCCGGTGAACCCGCAGAACCCGGTGAACCCGGCGAGCCTGATGGCACAGATCCGACAAAGCAGACAGAGACCGCAAGCACTTCAAGCTACGATGATATTCCGAAGTTTATCGTATACCAGAAGTACGATTCTTCAAATCTTCCGATAGAGCTTTTGGATCCCGAGTTCTTTACTCCTGATGAATCTACTTACTATGTAAGAGCAAATCAGTCCATTCTCAAAGAAACGCCGAATATGGATTCAAAGACCGTTGTCTCGCTTCACTTAGGCCAGCAGGTAACGAGAACAGGCGTCGGTGATACATGGTCAAGGATCAAGACTGAAGCCGGCAAGGAAGGATTCGTCCTTACAAATTCCATCCAGGATACAATGGTTTCTGTCAAAGTAGACAGAACAGTCTGGGTTGATACGGGAAGCTTGGTCGTAAGAGCAGAGCCTTCCACAGATTCCGAGCAGGTAGCAGTCGTAAACCAGGATTCCAAGCTCTACTGCAGCGCTATCGTTGGTGATAAATGGTATAAGGTAAAGACTACAAGCGGCAAGACAGGATATGTTTATAAGTCTTATACGACAACAAATCCGCCGCCGACACCCACCCCCAGTCCTACGCCTAAGCCCACTTCCAAGCCTTCTTCAAAGAGTTCCGGCGGAACCAAGTACGGCAACACTAAGAAACTCCCGAAGATCAGCGGAAAGAACGGCGACAGTATCGTAAGTATCGCAGAGTCCATGCTCGGCGTTAAGTATAAATTCGGAGGCGCTTCCTCCAAAGGCATCGACTGTTCAGGTCTTTGTGTTTACTGCTATGCCCAGGTCGGTGTCTCACTTCCTCACGGCGCTACGCAGATCTGGAAGAAATCCGGCGTCAGCGTACCGAGAAGCGAGATCAAGGCAGGCGACATTGTCTGCTACGACTACGGAAGCTACTGCGGTCACGTCGCGATCTATGTCGGTAACGGTCAGGTAATCCACGCATCAGCGTCAAAGGGTAAGGTAATCTACGGAAAGCTTGACATGATGAAGATCAAAGCGATCAAGAGAATTATCCAGTAA
- a CDS encoding formimidoyltetrahydrofolate cyclodeaminase translates to MENRTVDVFLTELASGAPTPGGGGASAVCGGIAAALGSMVGNLTSGKKKYAEYQEEIEATIAKCGALVKEFEALGKKDEEVFAPLAKAYSIPKEQEGRDEILEAVLKDASTAPYEVVVKANETAKILERLAVIGSRLAISDVGVAAAACDTAAKGAAMNVYINTKSMKDRTYAKDLNKKTDALVDETSDICTRVYAEVKKVLIGG, encoded by the coding sequence ATGGAAAACAGAACAGTAGATGTATTTTTGACAGAACTTGCTTCAGGCGCGCCCACACCCGGAGGCGGCGGAGCATCAGCAGTCTGCGGCGGCATCGCTGCTGCTTTGGGTTCAATGGTAGGAAACCTTACGAGCGGCAAGAAGAAGTATGCTGAATACCAGGAAGAGATCGAAGCAACTATCGCTAAGTGCGGCGCTCTCGTAAAAGAGTTTGAGGCATTGGGCAAGAAGGACGAGGAAGTTTTCGCGCCCCTCGCAAAAGCATATTCCATTCCTAAGGAACAGGAAGGAAGAGACGAGATATTGGAAGCTGTTCTGAAGGATGCGAGCACAGCTCCTTACGAAGTTGTCGTTAAGGCAAATGAGACGGCAAAGATCTTAGAGCGCCTTGCTGTAATAGGTTCCAGACTCGCCATAAGTGATGTAGGCGTTGCTGCAGCAGCTTGTGATACGGCTGCAAAGGGCGCTGCGATGAACGTATATATCAACACTAAGTCCATGAAGGACAGAACATATGCAAAAGATCTGAACAAGAAGACAGATGCTTTAGTTGATGAGACATCAGATATCTGCACCAGAGTTTATGCAGAAGTAAAAAAGGTTTTGATCGGCGGGTAA